One Brassica napus cultivar Da-Ae chromosome A5, Da-Ae, whole genome shotgun sequence DNA window includes the following coding sequences:
- the LOC106451786 gene encoding auxin-responsive protein IAA2-like isoform X1, giving the protein MAYEKVNELNLKDTELRLGLPGTGQVKEEKEVSCVRSNKRQHQSDNEEESTPPTKTQIVGWPPVRSYRKNNNSVVSYVKVSMDGAPYLRKIDLKTYKNYSELLKELENMFKFTIGEYSEREGYRGSGVVPTYEDKDGDWMLVGDVPWDMFSSSCKRLRIMKGSDALALDSAL; this is encoded by the exons atggcgTACGAGAAAGTCAACGAGCTTAACCTTAAGGACACAGAGCTTCGTCTTGGATTACCTGGAACAGGGCAAGTaaaggaagaaaaagaagtttCTTGTGTTAGAAGCAACAAGCGTCAACACCAAAGCGATAACGAGGAAGAATCTACGCCTCCTACGAA AACTCAAATCGTTGGTTGGCCTCCGGTGAGATCTTACCGCAAGAACAACAACAGTGTTGTGAGCTATGTGAAAGTGAGTATGGACGGAGCTCCTTACCTACGTAAAATCGATCTCAAAACATACAAAAACTATTCAGAGCTTCTCAAGGAGTTAGAGAACATGTTCAAGTTCACAATAGGTGAATACAGCGAAAGAGAAGGATACAGAGGATCTGGAGTTGTACCAACGTACGAGGATAAAGATGGAGACTGGATGTTGGTTGGTGATGTTCCATGGGATatgttctcttcttcttgtaaGAGACTCAGAATCATGAAAGGATCCGATGCTCTTGCTTTAGACTCTGCCttatga